A section of the Perognathus longimembris pacificus isolate PPM17 chromosome 7, ASM2315922v1, whole genome shotgun sequence genome encodes:
- the Cpt2 gene encoding carnitine O-palmitoyltransferase 2, mitochondrial — MMPRLLLRAWPRGPPVAPCRTLSAGSGPGPYLQHSIVPTMHYQDSLPRLPIPKLEDTIRRYLSAQRPLLDDNQFTKTEQLCKSFEDGIGKELHEKLVAQDKQNKHTSYISGPWFDMYLTARDSIVLNFNPFMSFNPDPKSEYNDQLIRATNMTVSAIRFLKTLRAGLLEPEVFHLNPAKSDTNTFKRLIRFVPSSLSWYGAYLVNAYPLDMSQYFRLFNSTRVPKLGRDELFTNDKARHLLVLRKGHFYVFDVLDRDGNIVSPSEIQAHLKYILSDSSPVPEFPLAYLTSENRDVWAELRQKLMQSGNEETLRKVDSAVFCLCLDDFPIKDLIHLSHTMLHGDGTNRWYDKSFNLIVAKDGTAAVHFEHAWGDGVAVLRFFNEVFKDSTQTPAITPQSQPATANSSAAVQKLSFKLNDALKAGIAAAKGKFDATMKTLTIDCIQFNRGGKEFLKKQKLSPDAVAQLAFQMAFLRQYGKTVATYESCSTAAFKHGRTETIRPASLFTKKCSEAFVRKPSQHSAGELQQMVVECSKYHGQLTKEAAMGQGFDRHLFALRYLAAAKGMALPELYMDPAYGQINHNILSTSTLSSPAVNLGGFAPVVPDGFGIGYAVHDNWIGCNVSSYPGRNPREFLQCVEKSLEDMFDALEGKSIKT, encoded by the exons ATGATGCCCCGCCTGCTGCTGCGCGCCTGGCCCCGGGGACCTCCGGTTGCCCCTTGTCGGACCCTCAGCGCCGGCTCCGGGCCCGGCCCGTACTTACAGCACAGCATCGTCCCCACCATGCACTACCAGGACAGCTTGCCCAG GCTTCCTATCCCCAAACTTGAAGACACCATTAGGAGATACCTCAGTGCACAGAGGCCTCTTTTGGATGATAACCAGTTCAC GAAAACAGAACAATTATGTAAGAGTTTTGAAGATGGGATCGGAAAAGAGCTGCACGAGAAGCTGGTTGCTCAGGACAAGCAGAATAAACACACAAGCTACATTTCAG gTCCGTGGTTTGATATGTATTTAACAGCTCGAGACTCCATTGTCCTGAACTTTAATCCATTTATGTCATTCAATCCTGACCCCAAATCTGAATATAATGACCAGCTAATCAGGGCAACCAACATGACTGTTTCTGCCATCCGGTTTCTGAAGACACTCCGAGCTGGCCTTCTGGAGCCCGAGGTGTTCCATCTGAACCCGGCCAAGAGTGACACAAACACGTTTAAGAGACTCATACGCTTCGTGCCTTCTTCTCTGTCTTGGTACGGGGCTTACTTGGTCAATGCATACCCACTGGATATGTCCCAGTATTTCCGGCTTTTCAACTCAACGCGTGTTCCCAAGCTGGGCCGGGATGAACTCTTTACCAACGACAAGGCCAGACACCTCCTGGTCCTAAGGAAAGGACATTTCTATGTCTTCGATGTTCTGGATCGGGATGGAAACATTGTGAGCCCCTCAGAAATCCAGGCACATCTGAAGTATATCCTGTCAGACAGCAGCCCCGTGCCTGAGTTTCCTCTGGCGTACCTGACCAGTGAGAACCGAGACGTGTGGGCAGAGCTCAGGCAGAAGCTGATGCAGAGTGGGAATGAGGAGACGCTGAGGAAGGTGGACTCCGCTGTGTTCTGCCTCTGTCTGGATGACTTCCCCATTAAGGACCTCATCCATTTGTCCCACACAATGCTGCATGGCGATGGCACAAACCGCTGGTATGATAAATCCTTTAACCTCATCGTGGCCAAGGATGGCACTGCCGCCGTCCACTTTGAGCATGCGTGGGGCGATGGAGTTGCGGTGCTCAGGTTTTTCAATGAAGTGTTtaaagacagcactcagacccccgCCATCACTCCCCAGAGCCAGCCAGCCACTGCCAACTCTTCCGCCGCCGTGCAGAAACTCAGCTTCAAGCTGAATGATGCCTTAAAGGCTGGCATCGCGGCGGCTAAGGGAAAGTTTGATGCTACCATGAAAACCCTCACCATCGACTGCATCCAGTTTAACAGAGGTGGCAAGGAGTTCCTAAAGAAGCAGAAGCTGAGCCCTGACGCGGTGGCCCAGCTGGCCTTCCAGATGGCCTTCCTGAGGCAGTACGGGAAGACGGTGGCCACCTATGAGTCCTGCAGCACTGCGGCCTTCAAGCATGGCCGCACTGAGACCATCCGCCCAGCCTCCCTGTTCACGAAGAAGTGCTCCGAGGCCTTCGTCAGGAAGCCCTCTCAGCACAGTGCTGGCGAGCTTCAGCAGATGGTGGTCGAGTGCTCCAAGTACCATGGGCAGCTGACTAAAGAAGCGGCCATGG GCCAGGGCTTTGATCGACATTTGTTTGCCCTGCGGTACCTGGCGGCAGCCAAAGGGATGGCCCTGCCTGAGCTCTACATGGACCCTGCGTATGGGCAGATAAACCACAACATCCTGTCCACCAGCACCCTGAGCAGCCCGGCAGTGAACCTTGGCGGCTTTGCCCCCGTGGTGCCTGATGGCTTTGGCATCGGGTATGCTGTTCATGACAACTGGATAGGCTGCAATGTCTCCTCCTACCCGGGGCGCAATCCCCGGGAGTTCCTCCAGTGTGTCGAGAAGTCTTTAGAAGACATGTTTGATGCCTTAGAAGGCAAATCCATCAAAACATAG